The DNA region tCTCTAAACCTTCACGTGGTACAttaacaaataatgatggtaaatATTCTAATTTCGGTAATTGTCCCATTGTTGATTGTCTGgatttctgttgttgttgttgttgttgttgtcgatcatttttgtttgaagaatttgtgattacttgatcatcatcattattatcgattaaatTGGTTGGAAAACAATGTAATTGTTTACACATTGTCGATGGTAATAGTCTACTACGCCAACCAATACGACGATACATATCTTCTTGTGAATCTTTTTCAAACACATGTATTCGTGCATGTATCGTGAATAGAATTGGATGtaattcttcttcatcgatttttttctctcgaaTACCATCGGCATCTAAATCTCTTGGTATAGTCATATCAATTAATCGTGTTGTTGGTTTTAATACATAAATACCATCTGAATGTATATAATGTAATTGTATACCATTATTACGAAAACGTCGTTCAATAATAGATTCATCATGACGTTGTAGATCTTCATTCAATATGCATAGATTAAAACAAGCATCGGttattttcaatcgaatttttgatccatttttatgtttatgaTCACCATTTGCTCTTTTCAATGTTGACCATAATGTTTCATAGCAAAGAAAATATGTTACTTCAAGCATATCAAATGTATTAATGATTCGTCGTACGAATGTTTCAAATACAAGCATTGCCAATGGATTCATAGattcacatttattcatattgGTCAATAATTCTAATTGTGAATCATAGCTATCATGATTACTTATGAATGGTGAAAATAACAATTGATAAAGAACATAGATTAAACCGATTGTTATGATtagaatcaaaatcgaatgttttggATGAAATAGAATATTCAAACGAACACGACGTACAAAACGTTTGGTTTGTGGGCCATTAAACCAACGCCAATTTCGAAGCATATTTCATATGAATGTGGACAACGTTTATGATTCAATGTTAtttaaatatatattgacTGGATAAATCGAAATTcttcgtgaaaaaaaaaaacaatttttttctagttgaAAACGGACAACACTTGAACAATACtgtgtgatgataataatgatgatgacggcaTAAGTAGAACAGATAAGGATGGACAAGAAGAGAAAATATCACAGATTTGTGGAtggaaaattctttatttttttttgtttatattcgTAAAATTCtatgaaacaaattcaatgagccatatatatcgatcgatcaatgaaTAGAATCAGAGAgacaaaatttcatcaacatataTCGGCtatttcgattcatttatgAATCAATGT from Dermatophagoides farinae isolate YC_2012a chromosome 5, ASM2471394v1, whole genome shotgun sequence includes:
- the LOC124499700 gene encoding uncharacterized protein LOC124499700, coding for MLRNWRWFNGPQTKRFVRRVRLNILFHPKHSILILIITIGLIYVLYQLLFSPFISNHDSYDSQLELLTNMNKCESMNPLAMLVFETFVRRIINTFDMLEVTYFLCYETLWSTLKRANGDHKHKNGSKIRLKITDACFNLCILNEDLQRHDESIIERRFRNNGIQLHYIHSDGIYVLKPTTRLIDMTIPRDLDADGIREKKIDEEELHPILFTIHARIHVFEKDSQEDMYRRIGWRSRLLPSTMCKQLHCFPTNLIDNNDDDQVITNSSNKNDRQQQQQQQQKSRQSTMGQLPKLEYLPSLFVNVPREGLEIQKYHYPDTWWTMTDSVDECSLSSSSSSSS